Proteins from one Lonchura striata isolate bLonStr1 chromosome 6, bLonStr1.mat, whole genome shotgun sequence genomic window:
- the GPR132 gene encoding putative G-protein coupled receptor 132 isoform X1 yields the protein MQWPGEEVSSLDRAESLEKEIPTGKRIMERCLHENCNSTCPELPYQESQTFLVAVYSIVVAIGLPANCLTSLLTFVQIQRNKVIAVYIFSLSLCDLMYLSTLPLWIIYVQNGHKWTMGDTACRITGFIFFCNIYISILLLCCISVDRYVALVYSVESRGRREQKQATKIVCFLFAVVAGIHTPVFYMEDKQNCTEAKTCFETVPLDILLASFSFARFLFGFAIPFTILIFTNYKIFQAIKRSSSLTCHQKAKVKYVAIAIIVIFLICFAPYHVVLIIRAIYFMFHQDCPCPFENKIYSVFTVFLCLGTANGVADPILYVLVSENVRKDCYRSLRRWRWTSSKLNSSTDHNTDNRKLEMPKESEEGGQRKENKEITDSSDIQKACTNGRDQESGS from the exons ATGCAGTGGCCAGGGGAAGAAGTTTCTTCCCTGGACAGGGCTGAGAGCCTGGAGAAG GAAATACCAACTGGAAAAAGAATAATGGAACGTTGTCTACACGAAAATTGTAACTCCACTTGCCCAGAACTTCCTTATCAAGAGAGTCAGACATTTCTGGTTGCTGTTTACAGCATCGTTGTTGCTATAGGCCTTCCAGCCAATTGCTTAACCTCTCTGCTTACGTTTGTACAAATCCAAAGGAATAAAGTCATTGCCGTCTACATTTTCAGTTTATCACTGTGTGATCTGATGTATTTAAGTACCTTGCCTCTCTGGATTATCTATGTGCAAAATGGGCACAAGTGGACCATGGGTGACACTGCTTGCAGAATAACAGGATTCATCTTTTTCTGCAATATCTACATCAGCATTCTGCTTTTGTGCTGCATCTCTGTGGATCGTTACGTGGCACTGGTGTATTCTGTGGAATCAAGGGGAAGAAGAGAACAGAAACAGGCCACCAAAATAGtctgttttctctttgctgtgGTTGCAGGAATCCACACTCCGGTATTTTACATGGAAGATAAGCAAAACTGTACAGAGGCAAAAACCTGCTTTGAGACAGTGCCCCTTGACATATTATTGGCTTCTTTCAGCTTCGCTAGATTCCTGTTTGGATTTGCCATACCCTTCACAATCCTGATTTTTACAAACTACAAAATTTTCCAAGCTATcaaaagaagcagcagcttgACTTGTCACCAGAAAGCCAAAGTGAAGTATGTGGCTATTGCCATTATTGTTATTTTCTTGATCTGCTTTGCTCCATATCATGTGGTGCTCATAATAAGAGCCATATACTTTATGTTTCATCAGGACTGCCCATGTCCATTTGAAAATAAGATATATTCAGTTTTTacagtgtttctgtgtttaGGCACTGCAAACGGTGTTGCTGATCCAATCCTCTATGTTCTGGTCAGTGAAAACGTCAGAAAAGACTGTTACAGGAGCCTGAGAAGATGGAGATGGACCTCATCCAAGCTAAATTCATCCACTGATCACAATACTGACAACAGAAAATTGGAAATGCCAAAAGAATCAGAGGAAGGGggccaaagaaaagaaaacaaagaaataacagaTTCCTCTGACATTCAGAAGGCCTGTACCAATGGCAGAGACCAGGAAAGTGGCAGCTAG
- the GPR132 gene encoding putative G-protein coupled receptor 132 isoform X2, with the protein MERCLHENCNSTCPELPYQESQTFLVAVYSIVVAIGLPANCLTSLLTFVQIQRNKVIAVYIFSLSLCDLMYLSTLPLWIIYVQNGHKWTMGDTACRITGFIFFCNIYISILLLCCISVDRYVALVYSVESRGRREQKQATKIVCFLFAVVAGIHTPVFYMEDKQNCTEAKTCFETVPLDILLASFSFARFLFGFAIPFTILIFTNYKIFQAIKRSSSLTCHQKAKVKYVAIAIIVIFLICFAPYHVVLIIRAIYFMFHQDCPCPFENKIYSVFTVFLCLGTANGVADPILYVLVSENVRKDCYRSLRRWRWTSSKLNSSTDHNTDNRKLEMPKESEEGGQRKENKEITDSSDIQKACTNGRDQESGS; encoded by the coding sequence ATGGAACGTTGTCTACACGAAAATTGTAACTCCACTTGCCCAGAACTTCCTTATCAAGAGAGTCAGACATTTCTGGTTGCTGTTTACAGCATCGTTGTTGCTATAGGCCTTCCAGCCAATTGCTTAACCTCTCTGCTTACGTTTGTACAAATCCAAAGGAATAAAGTCATTGCCGTCTACATTTTCAGTTTATCACTGTGTGATCTGATGTATTTAAGTACCTTGCCTCTCTGGATTATCTATGTGCAAAATGGGCACAAGTGGACCATGGGTGACACTGCTTGCAGAATAACAGGATTCATCTTTTTCTGCAATATCTACATCAGCATTCTGCTTTTGTGCTGCATCTCTGTGGATCGTTACGTGGCACTGGTGTATTCTGTGGAATCAAGGGGAAGAAGAGAACAGAAACAGGCCACCAAAATAGtctgttttctctttgctgtgGTTGCAGGAATCCACACTCCGGTATTTTACATGGAAGATAAGCAAAACTGTACAGAGGCAAAAACCTGCTTTGAGACAGTGCCCCTTGACATATTATTGGCTTCTTTCAGCTTCGCTAGATTCCTGTTTGGATTTGCCATACCCTTCACAATCCTGATTTTTACAAACTACAAAATTTTCCAAGCTATcaaaagaagcagcagcttgACTTGTCACCAGAAAGCCAAAGTGAAGTATGTGGCTATTGCCATTATTGTTATTTTCTTGATCTGCTTTGCTCCATATCATGTGGTGCTCATAATAAGAGCCATATACTTTATGTTTCATCAGGACTGCCCATGTCCATTTGAAAATAAGATATATTCAGTTTTTacagtgtttctgtgtttaGGCACTGCAAACGGTGTTGCTGATCCAATCCTCTATGTTCTGGTCAGTGAAAACGTCAGAAAAGACTGTTACAGGAGCCTGAGAAGATGGAGATGGACCTCATCCAAGCTAAATTCATCCACTGATCACAATACTGACAACAGAAAATTGGAAATGCCAAAAGAATCAGAGGAAGGGggccaaagaaaagaaaacaaagaaataacagaTTCCTCTGACATTCAGAAGGCCTGTACCAATGGCAGAGACCAGGAAAGTGGCAGCTAG
- the CDCA4 gene encoding cell division cycle-associated protein 4 isoform X1 — protein sequence MGEEEGLHQTPFLDTMFVRGLKRKCFDGEEDIEGTLAGIKAIPSYNLQRQSLLDMSLVKLQLCHMLVEPNLCRSVLIANTVRQIQEEMTQDGTWQMINTQSTGQASLDRLVSTDILCRSSRDQAEGKHVPAYGTFNKDFENDQAQDSSETMSTASAVQAPRNLQSNVWEMENPQENKGNFQKSLDQIFETLENKSPNSVEDLFSEVDNSYYDLDTMLTGMMSNTKMGHCDSLETFSSSTNTASNSNCKSDLNDLDHIVEILVES from the exons atgggagaagaggaaggacTGCATCAAACACCATTCCTG gACACAATGTTTGTGCGAGGattaaagagaaaatgttttgatGGTGAAGAAGACATTGAAGGGACTCTGGCTGGTATTAAAGCTATTCCTTCCTATAATCTCCAGCGGCAGTCACTTTTAGATATGTCCTTGGTTAAACTTCAGCTGTGTCACATGCTGGTCGAACCCAACCTTTGTCGTTCGGTACTAATCGCCAACACGGTACGGCAGATCCAAGAGGAAATGACTCAAGATGGGACTTGGCAGATGATAAATACACAGAGTACAGGGCAGGCATCCCTGGATCGTCTTGTTTCAACAGATATCCTCTGTCGTTCATCTAGGGATCAAGCTGAGGGAAAGCATGTTCCAGCCTATGGTACTTTCAATAAAGACTTTGAGAATGATCAGGCACAAGATAGTTCAGAAACTATGTCAACAGCATCTGCAGTGCAAGCACCAAGAAACCTGCAGAGCAACGTGTGGGAAATGGAGAATccacaagaaaataaaggaaacttTCAAAAATCTTTAGATCAAATATTTGAGACACTGGAGAATAAAAGTCCTAATTCTGTTGAAGATCTGTTTTCAGAAGTTGACAATTCTTACTATGATCTTGATACTATGTTAACTGGCATGATGAGCAACACAAAAATGGGACACTGTGATAGCcttgaaacattttcttcttcaacAAATACAGCATCTAACTCTAATTGTAAATCTGATCTTAATGACCTTGATCATATTGTGGAAATCCTTGTTGAATCCTGA
- the CDCA4 gene encoding cell division cycle-associated protein 4 isoform X2 produces MDTMFVRGLKRKCFDGEEDIEGTLAGIKAIPSYNLQRQSLLDMSLVKLQLCHMLVEPNLCRSVLIANTVRQIQEEMTQDGTWQMINTQSTGQASLDRLVSTDILCRSSRDQAEGKHVPAYGTFNKDFENDQAQDSSETMSTASAVQAPRNLQSNVWEMENPQENKGNFQKSLDQIFETLENKSPNSVEDLFSEVDNSYYDLDTMLTGMMSNTKMGHCDSLETFSSSTNTASNSNCKSDLNDLDHIVEILVES; encoded by the exons ATG gACACAATGTTTGTGCGAGGattaaagagaaaatgttttgatGGTGAAGAAGACATTGAAGGGACTCTGGCTGGTATTAAAGCTATTCCTTCCTATAATCTCCAGCGGCAGTCACTTTTAGATATGTCCTTGGTTAAACTTCAGCTGTGTCACATGCTGGTCGAACCCAACCTTTGTCGTTCGGTACTAATCGCCAACACGGTACGGCAGATCCAAGAGGAAATGACTCAAGATGGGACTTGGCAGATGATAAATACACAGAGTACAGGGCAGGCATCCCTGGATCGTCTTGTTTCAACAGATATCCTCTGTCGTTCATCTAGGGATCAAGCTGAGGGAAAGCATGTTCCAGCCTATGGTACTTTCAATAAAGACTTTGAGAATGATCAGGCACAAGATAGTTCAGAAACTATGTCAACAGCATCTGCAGTGCAAGCACCAAGAAACCTGCAGAGCAACGTGTGGGAAATGGAGAATccacaagaaaataaaggaaacttTCAAAAATCTTTAGATCAAATATTTGAGACACTGGAGAATAAAAGTCCTAATTCTGTTGAAGATCTGTTTTCAGAAGTTGACAATTCTTACTATGATCTTGATACTATGTTAACTGGCATGATGAGCAACACAAAAATGGGACACTGTGATAGCcttgaaacattttcttcttcaacAAATACAGCATCTAACTCTAATTGTAAATCTGATCTTAATGACCTTGATCATATTGTGGAAATCCTTGTTGAATCCTGA